A window from Pseudonocardia cypriaca encodes these proteins:
- the urtC gene encoding urea ABC transporter permease subunit UrtC — protein sequence MNRRWVLPAAFAVAAVLLFVVAPLALSPFRLDQLGRYLCFAIVAVGIGLAWGRGGMLTLGQGVFFGMGAYLMAMHLKLADAGPGGTPDFMALISSDGVPWWWEPFRSEIVTLLAILLLPAAVAAVLGLATFRRKVRGAYFAILSQALAAAFAILLVGNPTGTGGSTGLSGFRGFFGFALSDPANRLVLFCTAAGVLLLMLALVRQLMVSRYGELLVACRDAEERVRFLGYDPANVKTVAFVVAAFMAGIAGALFVPIVGIVSPNDVGIVPSIGMLIGVAIGGRSTLFGPALGAIAVAWAGSALSEQFPSGWTYVQGLLFMLVIAFLPGGLASLAWRRVRPTAPAPSAQPVPAPSGGS from the coding sequence ATGAACCGGCGCTGGGTCCTGCCGGCGGCGTTCGCGGTGGCGGCCGTGCTGCTGTTCGTCGTGGCCCCGCTCGCGCTCAGCCCGTTCCGGCTCGACCAGCTCGGCCGCTACCTCTGCTTCGCGATCGTCGCGGTCGGGATCGGGCTGGCCTGGGGCCGCGGCGGGATGTTGACGCTCGGCCAGGGCGTGTTCTTCGGGATGGGCGCCTACCTGATGGCGATGCACCTGAAGCTCGCCGACGCCGGGCCGGGCGGCACGCCCGACTTCATGGCGCTCATCTCGTCGGACGGCGTGCCGTGGTGGTGGGAGCCGTTCCGCTCCGAGATCGTCACACTGCTCGCGATCCTGCTGCTGCCCGCGGCCGTGGCAGCCGTGCTCGGGCTCGCGACGTTCCGGCGCAAGGTCCGCGGGGCGTACTTCGCGATCCTGTCCCAGGCACTCGCCGCGGCCTTCGCGATCCTGCTGGTCGGCAACCCGACCGGCACCGGCGGGTCCACCGGCCTGTCCGGCTTCCGCGGCTTCTTCGGGTTCGCGCTGTCGGACCCGGCCAACCGCCTCGTGCTGTTCTGCACGGCCGCGGGCGTGCTGCTGCTGATGCTCGCGCTCGTCCGCCAGCTCATGGTGAGCCGCTACGGCGAGCTGCTGGTGGCCTGCCGCGACGCCGAGGAGCGGGTGCGGTTCCTCGGCTACGACCCGGCCAACGTCAAGACAGTCGCGTTCGTGGTTGCGGCGTTCATGGCGGGCATCGCCGGGGCGCTGTTCGTGCCGATCGTCGGCATCGTCTCGCCCAACGACGTCGGCATCGTGCCGTCGATCGGGATGCTCATCGGCGTCGCGATCGGTGGCCGCTCCACGCTCTTCGGGCCGGCGCTCGGCGCGATCGCCGTGGCATGGGCGGGCAGCGCGCTCTCCGAGCAGTTCCCGTCGGGCTGGACCTACGTCCAGGGCCTGCTGTTCATGCTCGTGATCGCCTTCCTGCCCGGTGGCCTCGCGTCGCTGGCCTGGCGGCGGGTGCGGCCCACCGCTCCCGCGCCCTCCGCGCAGCCGGTTCCGGCCCCCTCGGGAGGCAGCTGA
- the urtD gene encoding urea ABC transporter ATP-binding protein UrtD has translation MQQDYLEISGLTVSFDGFVAVDGVNLSVLPGDLRFLIGPNGAGKTTLIDAVSGLVPATGSVRYGGHELTGRKVHRIARLGVGRTFQTATVFEELTVLQNLDIAAGHRRGPLTLVRRRKGIPEEVERALETVGLAELVDAPAGVLAHGQKQWLEIGMLLVQDARLLMLDEPVAGMSAEEKDETGRLLQRIGADRTVVVVEHDMDFMRSFANSVTVLHAGKVLAEGSVREVQADPRVQEVYLGPGHHSQAEVETVLGEV, from the coding sequence ATGCAGCAGGATTACCTGGAGATCTCCGGGCTCACCGTCAGCTTCGACGGGTTCGTCGCAGTGGACGGCGTGAACCTCTCGGTGCTGCCCGGCGACCTGCGGTTCCTCATCGGGCCCAACGGCGCGGGCAAGACCACGCTCATCGACGCCGTGTCCGGGCTCGTGCCTGCCACGGGGTCGGTGCGCTACGGCGGGCACGAGCTCACCGGCCGGAAGGTGCACCGGATCGCCCGGCTCGGCGTGGGGCGGACGTTCCAGACCGCCACGGTGTTCGAGGAGCTCACCGTTCTGCAGAACCTCGACATCGCCGCCGGGCACCGACGCGGCCCGCTCACGCTGGTTCGGCGCCGCAAGGGCATCCCGGAGGAGGTCGAACGGGCCCTGGAGACGGTCGGGCTCGCGGAGCTGGTCGACGCCCCCGCCGGGGTGCTCGCCCACGGCCAGAAGCAGTGGCTCGAGATCGGCATGCTCCTCGTGCAGGACGCCCGGCTGCTCATGCTCGACGAGCCCGTTGCGGGCATGAGCGCGGAGGAGAAGGACGAGACCGGCCGGCTGCTGCAGCGCATCGGCGCCGACCGCACCGTCGTGGTGGTGGAGCACGACATGGACTTCATGCGCTCCTTCGCCAACTCCGTGACGGTGCTGCACGCCGGGAAGGTGCTCGCCGAGGGCAGCGTCCGCGAGGTGCAGGCCGACCCACGGGTGCAGGAGGTCTACCTCGGACCCGGCCACCACTCGCAGGCCGAGGTCGAGACGGTCCTCGGAGAGGTGTAA
- the urtE gene encoding urea ABC transporter ATP-binding subunit UrtE: protein MTDVEVGYGRTSVIHGVTIEVPADGVVAVMGHNGAGKTTLLRAAVGLLPTRSGRITLDGEDVTGTQPHQRVRRGLAYVPQGQQSFGQLTTLENLQVVADTKPRGTGLIDEALDLFPALKDLLGRRAGLLSGGQRQQLAIARALITQPRMLILDEPTEGIQPSVVAEIEQAILGLTRRGGLSVLLVEQHVGFALDAANHYYVLASGRVTAEGRGGTDSVTDVRSAMAI, encoded by the coding sequence ATGACCGACGTCGAGGTCGGCTACGGCCGCACCTCGGTGATCCACGGCGTCACCATCGAGGTGCCCGCGGACGGGGTCGTCGCAGTGATGGGCCACAACGGCGCAGGCAAGACCACCCTGCTGCGCGCGGCCGTCGGGCTGCTGCCGACGCGGTCCGGCCGGATCACGCTGGACGGCGAGGACGTCACCGGCACCCAGCCCCACCAGCGGGTTCGGCGCGGACTGGCGTACGTGCCGCAGGGGCAGCAGTCGTTCGGGCAGCTGACGACGCTGGAGAACCTGCAGGTCGTCGCCGACACCAAGCCACGGGGAACGGGCCTGATCGACGAGGCGCTCGACCTGTTCCCCGCCCTGAAGGATCTGCTCGGCCGCCGCGCGGGCCTGCTGTCGGGCGGGCAGCGCCAGCAGCTCGCCATCGCCCGTGCGCTGATCACGCAGCCGCGGATGCTCATCCTCGACGAGCCCACCGAAGGCATCCAGCCCTCCGTCGTGGCGGAGATCGAGCAGGCGATCCTCGGGCTCACCCGCCGCGGCGGCCTGTCGGTGCTGCTGGTCGAGCAGCACGTGGGCTTCGCCCTCGACGCCGCGAACCACTACTACGTGCTCGCATCGGGCCGGGTGACGGCGGAGGGCCGCGGCGGCACCGACTCCGTCACCGACGTGCGGTCGGCTATGGCGATCTAG
- a CDS encoding nitroreductase/quinone reductase family protein, giving the protein MPKAPSASSPFWKLHRQGARLNRVLFRWTGGRVGGTFRGAPVLLLDHVGRRSGVARTNPLIYLDDAPNLVVVGSKGGTDTHPAWFHNLMSMPVTEVELPGGVRRRVRPRVAEGEERERLWGRLVQVYRPYAAYATYTDREIPVVVLEPA; this is encoded by the coding sequence ATGCCCAAGGCCCCGTCTGCCTCGTCCCCGTTCTGGAAGCTGCACCGCCAAGGCGCCCGCCTGAACCGGGTCCTCTTCCGGTGGACCGGCGGCCGCGTCGGCGGGACCTTCCGCGGCGCACCCGTCCTGCTGCTCGACCACGTTGGCCGCAGGTCGGGCGTCGCGCGCACCAACCCCCTGATCTACCTGGACGACGCCCCGAACCTGGTCGTCGTGGGGTCGAAAGGGGGCACCGACACGCACCCGGCCTGGTTCCACAACCTCATGTCGATGCCCGTGACGGAGGTCGAACTGCCGGGCGGCGTGCGTCGCCGGGTGCGGCCGCGGGTGGCGGAAGGGGAGGAACGCGAGCGGCTGTGGGGCCGGCTCGTGCAGGTCTACCGGCCCTATGCGGCCTACGCGACCTACACCGACCGCGAGATCCCGGTCGTCGTCCTCGAACCCGCCTAG
- a CDS encoding TetR family transcriptional regulator — protein MSGSGLRERKKQRTREALTDAACTLFARQGVESTTVEQIAAAIDVSPRTFFRYFPSKEDVAVSVLDQQLTEVIRALEARPPGESVLTALRRAVVGTVRAHEDAGSGDGGIRLRSVRALLLSSPTVRAASLHRGALRSGEMARLLAVRMGVDPVRDGRPQLVASIVLCALEAAVAEWQVHRPDAPLSNLLEEAFDLLAGGLDYPSATA, from the coding sequence GTGAGTGGTTCCGGGCTTCGGGAACGCAAGAAGCAGCGAACGCGCGAGGCCCTGACCGACGCCGCCTGCACGCTGTTCGCGCGCCAGGGAGTCGAGAGCACCACCGTCGAGCAGATCGCCGCGGCCATCGACGTCTCGCCGCGGACATTCTTCCGCTACTTCCCCTCGAAGGAGGACGTCGCCGTCTCGGTGCTGGACCAGCAGCTCACCGAGGTGATCCGCGCGCTGGAGGCACGCCCACCCGGGGAGTCGGTGCTCACGGCGTTGCGCCGGGCCGTCGTCGGGACGGTGCGCGCGCACGAGGACGCAGGGTCGGGAGACGGCGGGATCCGCCTCCGGAGCGTCCGCGCACTGCTGCTCAGCAGCCCCACCGTGCGGGCGGCGTCGCTGCACCGGGGAGCGCTGCGCAGCGGCGAGATGGCACGCCTGCTCGCGGTGCGGATGGGCGTCGACCCGGTCCGCGACGGACGGCCGCAGCTGGTGGCGTCGATCGTGCTGTGCGCGCTCGAGGCAGCGGTGGCCGAGTGGCAGGTCCACCGTCCGGACGCGCCCCTCTCGAACCTGCTCGAGGAGGCGTTCGACCTGCTGGCGGGGGGTCTGGACTACCCGTCTGCCACGGCCTAA
- a CDS encoding urease subunit gamma, with translation MHLSPQERDKLLVHVAADVARARKARGLRMNYPEAVALITDHVLEGARDGRTVGELMSSGREVLTKDEVLDGVGEMLDSVQVEATFPDGTKLVTVHSPIV, from the coding sequence ATGCACCTGAGCCCCCAGGAGCGCGACAAGCTGCTCGTCCACGTCGCGGCCGACGTCGCACGGGCCCGCAAGGCGCGCGGGCTGCGGATGAACTACCCCGAGGCGGTCGCGCTGATCACCGACCACGTGCTGGAGGGCGCGCGCGACGGGCGCACCGTCGGGGAGCTCATGTCGAGCGGACGAGAAGTGCTCACGAAGGACGAGGTGCTCGACGGCGTGGGCGAGATGCTCGACTCGGTGCAGGTCGAGGCCACCTTCCCGGACGGCACCAAGCTCGTCACCGTCCACAGCCCGATCGTCTGA
- a CDS encoding urease subunit beta, with protein sequence MAGATSGGPGEIIPGDGAVPLNPGRDRVTVVVTNAADRPVQVGSHYHFAAVNPGLEFDRAAAWGRHLDIPAGTSVRFEPGVEREVVLVPLAGARRVPGLRSEYAGSLDERGP encoded by the coding sequence ATGGCGGGCGCAACGTCGGGCGGCCCCGGCGAGATCATCCCCGGCGACGGGGCGGTGCCCCTCAACCCCGGCCGGGACCGCGTCACCGTCGTCGTCACGAACGCTGCCGACCGGCCCGTCCAGGTCGGCTCGCACTACCACTTCGCCGCGGTGAACCCCGGTCTCGAGTTCGACCGGGCCGCCGCGTGGGGCCGGCACCTCGACATCCCCGCCGGCACGTCCGTGCGCTTCGAACCCGGCGTGGAGCGGGAGGTCGTGCTCGTGCCGCTCGCCGGTGCCCGCCGGGTGCCCGGCCTGCGCTCCGAGTACGCCGGTTCGCTCGACGAGAGGGGCCCCTAG
- a CDS encoding urease subunit alpha translates to MTSIERSRYIDLFGPTVGDRIRLADTNLLIEVTEDRSRGAASGDEVLFGGGKVIRESMGQSTRTSAEGAPDLVITGAVVLDHWGVVKADVGIRDGRIVGIGKAGNPDTMDGVDEALVIGPSTEVIAGNGKILTAGGIDCHVHFITPGLVDTALAAGLTTLAGGGTGPAEGTKATTVTPGPRAIGRMLQALDQQPINVLLMGKGNTTSADALWEQLRAGAGGFKLHEDWGTTPAAIDACLRVADESGVQVAIHTDTLNEAGFLQSTLAAIGGRSINAFHTEGAGGGHAPDIIEVVGQANVLPSSTNPTRPHTINTIDEHLDMLMVCHHLNPGVPEDLAFAESRIRPSTIAAEDFLHDMGAISMMSSDSQAMGRIGEVIIRTWQTAHVMKAARGALPGDGRADNVRARRYVAKYTINPALAHGMADEIGSVETGKLADLVLWEPKFFGVRPALVLKGGFIAWAQMGDANASIPTPQPVLPRPMFGAAPLVAAETSRNFVAAAALDAGLDHLRLSKPALAVADTRSVSKADMVGNDATPEVKVDPDSFAVRIDGELVEPAPVSELPMAQRYFLF, encoded by the coding sequence GTGACGTCCATCGAACGCTCCCGCTACATCGACCTGTTCGGCCCGACGGTCGGGGACCGCATCCGGCTGGCCGACACGAACCTGCTGATCGAGGTCACGGAGGACCGCAGCCGCGGTGCGGCGTCCGGTGACGAGGTGCTGTTCGGCGGCGGCAAGGTGATCCGCGAGTCGATGGGCCAGTCCACGCGCACCAGCGCGGAGGGCGCCCCGGACCTCGTGATCACCGGCGCCGTCGTGCTCGACCACTGGGGCGTCGTCAAGGCGGACGTCGGCATCCGCGACGGGCGGATCGTCGGCATCGGCAAGGCCGGCAACCCGGACACGATGGACGGCGTCGACGAGGCGCTCGTCATCGGCCCGTCCACCGAGGTGATCGCCGGGAACGGGAAGATCCTCACGGCGGGCGGCATCGACTGCCACGTCCACTTCATCACCCCGGGGCTGGTCGACACCGCGCTCGCCGCGGGTCTCACCACCCTCGCAGGCGGTGGCACCGGCCCGGCCGAGGGCACCAAGGCCACCACGGTGACGCCCGGCCCCCGCGCGATCGGCCGGATGCTGCAGGCCCTCGACCAGCAGCCGATCAACGTGCTGCTGATGGGGAAGGGCAACACCACCAGCGCAGATGCCCTCTGGGAGCAGCTGCGGGCCGGGGCGGGCGGGTTCAAGCTGCACGAGGACTGGGGCACCACCCCGGCCGCCATCGACGCCTGCCTGCGCGTGGCCGACGAGTCCGGCGTGCAGGTGGCGATCCACACCGACACGCTCAACGAGGCGGGCTTCCTCCAGTCGACGCTGGCCGCGATCGGCGGCCGCTCGATCAACGCCTTCCACACCGAGGGCGCGGGCGGCGGGCACGCCCCGGACATCATCGAGGTGGTCGGGCAGGCCAACGTGCTGCCGTCGTCGACCAACCCGACGCGCCCGCACACGATCAACACCATCGACGAGCACCTCGACATGCTGATGGTCTGCCACCACCTCAACCCCGGGGTGCCGGAGGACCTGGCGTTCGCCGAGAGCCGCATCCGGCCCAGCACGATCGCGGCCGAGGACTTCCTGCACGACATGGGCGCCATCTCGATGATGAGCTCGGACTCGCAGGCCATGGGCCGCATCGGCGAGGTCATCATCCGGACCTGGCAGACCGCGCACGTCATGAAGGCCGCGCGCGGCGCGCTGCCCGGCGACGGCCGCGCCGACAACGTGCGGGCCCGGCGCTACGTCGCGAAGTACACGATCAACCCGGCGCTCGCGCACGGCATGGCCGACGAGATCGGCTCGGTCGAGACCGGCAAGCTGGCCGACCTGGTGCTGTGGGAGCCCAAGTTCTTCGGCGTACGCCCCGCGCTCGTGCTCAAGGGCGGCTTCATCGCGTGGGCGCAGATGGGCGACGCCAACGCCTCGATCCCGACGCCGCAGCCGGTGCTGCCGCGCCCGATGTTCGGCGCCGCGCCGCTCGTCGCGGCCGAGACGAGCCGGAACTTCGTGGCCGCCGCCGCGCTCGACGCCGGGCTGGACCACCTGCGGCTCAGCAAGCCCGCGCTCGCGGTCGCCGACACCCGCTCGGTGTCGAAGGCGGACATGGTCGGCAACGACGCCACGCCCGAGGTAAAGGTCGACCCCGACTCGTTCGCGGTGCGCATCGACGGCGAGCTGGTCGAACCCGCCCCGGTGTCGGAGCTGCCGATGGCACAGCGCTACTTCCTGTTCTGA
- a CDS encoding urease accessory protein UreF, whose translation MGSLAALTLADARFPGGGHVHSGGLEEAVARGLVTGVGDLGSFLAGRLRTAGLVAAAFAAAAVESANGRGAPWPVLDAELDARTPAAAQRDASRAQGRAALRAARVAWPSPVLDALVAANPRPHHPLLVGAVVGIDGGSPAEAAQCAAYLAVSGPASAAVRLLGLDPFAVNAAVVALRPVLDAVVAEAAGPRPADRLPAPGAPVLDLMAQAHVRHHREQVRLFVS comes from the coding sequence ATGGGTTCCCTGGCCGCTCTCACCCTCGCCGACGCCCGTTTCCCCGGCGGCGGGCACGTGCACTCGGGTGGGCTGGAGGAGGCCGTGGCCCGGGGGCTCGTCACCGGGGTCGGTGACCTCGGGTCGTTCCTGGCCGGGCGGCTGCGGACGGCGGGCCTCGTGGCAGCCGCGTTCGCCGCGGCCGCCGTCGAGTCGGCGAACGGGCGCGGGGCTCCCTGGCCGGTGCTCGACGCCGAACTGGACGCCCGCACGCCCGCCGCAGCTCAGCGTGACGCGTCCCGGGCGCAGGGCCGGGCCGCCCTGCGCGCGGCGCGCGTGGCCTGGCCGTCGCCCGTGCTGGACGCGCTGGTGGCGGCGAACCCCCGCCCGCACCACCCCCTGCTGGTCGGCGCCGTGGTCGGGATCGACGGCGGCAGCCCGGCCGAGGCCGCGCAGTGCGCCGCCTACCTCGCGGTGAGCGGGCCGGCGTCGGCCGCCGTGCGGCTGCTCGGCCTGGACCCGTTCGCGGTCAACGCCGCGGTCGTCGCGCTGCGCCCGGTGCTCGACGCGGTGGTCGCCGAGGCCGCAGGCCCGCGCCCGGCCGACCGGCTGCCGGCACCCGGTGCGCCAGTGCTCGACCTCATGGCCCAGGCCCACGTCCGTCACCATCGAGAGCAGGTGCGTCTCTTTGTCAGCTAG
- the ureG gene encoding urease accessory protein UreG, with the protein MSASHGHGHDHLISFDPAESEPDLHEPVEPRGRAVRIGIGGPVGSGKTALVAALARALGERLNLAVVTNDIYTTEDADFLRRNAVLAPERIEAVQTGCCPHTAIRDDITANLDAIELLEERFGDLDLVLVESGGDNLTAVFSRGLVDRQIFVVDVAGGDKVPRKGGPGVTTADLLVINKIDLAALVGADLGVMTSDAHRMRGELPVIAQSLVDDPAASDVAEWVLAQVASVRAPV; encoded by the coding sequence TTGTCAGCTAGTCACGGCCACGGTCACGACCACCTGATCAGCTTCGACCCCGCCGAGTCGGAGCCGGACCTGCACGAACCGGTTGAGCCGCGCGGTCGCGCGGTGCGGATCGGCATCGGCGGGCCCGTCGGCAGCGGCAAGACCGCGCTGGTGGCGGCCCTGGCGCGCGCGCTGGGCGAGCGGCTGAACCTCGCGGTCGTCACCAACGACATCTACACCACCGAGGACGCCGACTTCCTCCGCCGGAACGCGGTGCTCGCACCCGAGCGGATCGAGGCCGTGCAGACCGGCTGCTGCCCGCACACCGCGATCCGCGACGACATCACCGCCAACCTGGACGCGATCGAGCTGCTCGAGGAGCGGTTCGGCGACCTGGACCTGGTGCTCGTGGAGAGCGGCGGCGACAACCTCACCGCGGTGTTCAGCCGCGGGCTGGTGGACCGGCAGATCTTCGTCGTCGACGTGGCGGGCGGGGACAAGGTGCCGCGCAAGGGTGGGCCGGGCGTCACCACCGCCGACCTGCTCGTGATCAACAAGATCGACCTCGCCGCGCTCGTCGGCGCCGACCTGGGCGTCATGACCTCCGACGCCCATCGGATGCGCGGCGAGCTGCCGGTGATCGCGCAGTCGCTGGTGGACGACCCGGCCGCGAGCGACGTCGCCGAGTGGGTGCTCGCGCAGGTCGCGTCCGTCCGCGCCCCCGTCTAG
- a CDS encoding urease accessory protein UreD, with protein sequence MRARARVVAECGADGRSVVRELRSQAPLALLPQRGAASARSPATTVHMVGSATSPLGGDDVALDVEVGPGADLVLTGVAATLALPGQAGRPSRLVIRLLVADGAGLQFLPEPTVVTRRADHHGELHVELGAGARLRCREVLVAGRSGEPPGRFRGLVRVTDGARPLLVQEQELGDPELQSSAAHLAGRRVLGTEVLVWDEDPADGLAGDWWSLNRLPGRGCLATAVGSDAVSAQRALADAVAAHPGWSATVLGAAAAVR encoded by the coding sequence GTGCGCGCGAGGGCGCGGGTCGTCGCCGAGTGCGGCGCGGACGGGCGCAGCGTCGTGCGCGAGCTGCGGTCGCAGGCGCCGCTGGCGCTGCTGCCCCAGCGGGGCGCTGCGTCCGCGCGCTCACCGGCCACCACCGTGCACATGGTCGGTTCGGCCACGAGCCCGCTCGGCGGCGACGACGTCGCACTCGACGTCGAGGTCGGGCCGGGTGCCGACCTCGTGCTCACCGGGGTGGCCGCAACACTGGCGCTGCCCGGGCAGGCGGGCAGGCCGAGCCGCCTCGTGATCCGGTTGCTGGTGGCCGACGGCGCCGGCCTGCAGTTCCTCCCGGAGCCGACCGTGGTCACCCGGCGGGCCGACCACCACGGCGAGCTGCACGTCGAGCTGGGTGCAGGAGCGCGGCTGCGCTGCCGGGAGGTGCTGGTGGCGGGGCGCAGCGGGGAGCCGCCCGGGCGGTTCCGCGGGCTCGTTCGCGTGACGGACGGGGCGCGGCCGCTGCTCGTGCAGGAGCAGGAGCTGGGCGATCCTGAGCTCCAGTCCTCGGCCGCGCACCTGGCCGGACGGCGGGTGCTGGGCACCGAGGTCCTCGTCTGGGACGAGGACCCCGCCGACGGCCTGGCGGGTGACTGGTGGTCGCTCAACCGGCTGCCCGGCCGGGGCTGCCTGGCCACCGCCGTCGGGAGCGACGCGGTCTCGGCGCAGCGCGCGCTGGCCGACGCCGTGGCCGCCCACCCGGGCTGGTCGGCGACGGTGCTCGGCGCTGCCGCGGCCGTACGGTGA
- a CDS encoding GntR family transcriptional regulator: MSVRRRLPDDSARRSAAEADVTAFVAELARSRRTGAPEAVLGELRRVILAGDAPPGLAIPCDEVAALFEVSVIPVREALKTLVGEGLVEHRRRGGYTVACLTPAELDELYVVRGVLEQAALAAAVAQADGEDHARAREAHDALAAAIEDGDARRYNRESRRFHLALVAPAGMHRLQAMLESAWNLTEPYQPMAQVPPHVRRALHEEHARMLEAFVERDAATLREQAARHHEHLRATISTHAPEST; this comes from the coding sequence ATGAGCGTTCGACGCCGGCTGCCGGACGACTCCGCCCGGCGGAGCGCAGCGGAGGCGGACGTCACCGCGTTCGTGGCGGAGCTGGCCCGCTCCCGCCGCACCGGCGCGCCGGAGGCGGTGCTCGGCGAGCTGCGCCGCGTGATCCTCGCCGGCGACGCCCCTCCCGGCCTCGCGATCCCCTGCGACGAGGTGGCCGCGCTGTTCGAGGTCAGCGTGATCCCGGTCCGCGAGGCGCTCAAGACCCTGGTCGGTGAGGGTCTCGTCGAGCACCGGCGGCGCGGCGGCTACACGGTGGCGTGCCTGACCCCGGCCGAGCTCGACGAGCTGTACGTGGTGCGCGGCGTACTGGAACAGGCCGCGCTGGCCGCGGCCGTCGCACAGGCGGACGGCGAGGACCACGCCCGGGCCCGGGAGGCCCACGACGCGCTCGCCGCCGCCATCGAGGACGGCGACGCGCGGCGCTACAACCGCGAGAGCCGCCGGTTCCACCTCGCGCTGGTCGCCCCGGCGGGCATGCACCGGTTGCAGGCGATGCTGGAGTCGGCGTGGAACCTCACCGAGCCGTACCAGCCGATGGCTCAGGTGCCGCCGCACGTACGCCGGGCCCTGCACGAGGAGCACGCGCGGATGCTGGAGGCGTTCGTCGAGCGCGATGCGGCGACGCTGCGCGAGCAGGCCGCTCGCCATCACGAGCACCTGCGCGCGACGATCTCCACGCATGCCCCGGAGTCGACGTAG
- a CDS encoding aspartate/glutamate racemase family protein, translated as MRILVINPNTTAAMTATIEASAVASASPGTKVTAVTPAMGPVSIESHYDEALAVPGLLAEIARAEAEGSADGYVIACFGDPGLDAARELARGPVVGIAEAAMRTAAYLGRGFSVVTTLNRTRGRAEDLAAHYGLARFCRRVRACDIGVLALEEPGARETVLAECRRAVVEDGSDAVVLGCAGMAELCKEISAEIGVPVVDGVAAATRTVETLVALGLRTGDRGEFARPPAKPYTGLLRDFQVGSPIIS; from the coding sequence TTGCGGATCCTCGTGATCAACCCCAACACCACGGCGGCGATGACCGCCACCATCGAGGCCAGCGCGGTGGCCTCGGCGAGCCCGGGTACGAAGGTCACCGCGGTGACGCCTGCGATGGGGCCGGTCTCGATCGAGAGCCACTACGACGAGGCGCTCGCCGTGCCCGGCCTGCTGGCCGAGATCGCGCGCGCCGAGGCGGAGGGATCCGCCGACGGCTACGTGATCGCCTGCTTCGGCGACCCGGGGCTGGACGCCGCGCGCGAGCTCGCGCGCGGCCCGGTGGTCGGCATCGCCGAGGCCGCGATGCGCACCGCCGCCTACCTCGGGCGCGGGTTCAGCGTGGTCACCACGCTCAACCGCACGCGCGGCCGGGCCGAGGACCTCGCCGCGCACTACGGCCTCGCGCGGTTCTGCCGCCGCGTGCGGGCCTGCGACATCGGCGTGCTCGCGCTCGAGGAGCCCGGCGCGCGGGAGACCGTGCTCGCCGAGTGTCGACGGGCCGTGGTCGAGGACGGCTCGGACGCCGTGGTGCTGGGCTGCGCGGGCATGGCCGAGCTCTGCAAGGAGATCAGTGCGGAGATCGGCGTGCCCGTGGTGGACGGGGTGGCGGCCGCCACGCGGACGGTGGAAACGCTGGTGGCGCTCGGGCTGCGCACGGGCGACCGCGGCGAGTTCGCCCGGCCACCCGCGAAGCCCTACACCGGCCTGCTGCGAGATTTCCAGGTCGGTTCGCCAATTATAAGTTGA